Proteins found in one Saccharomyces cerevisiae S288C chromosome III, complete sequence genomic segment:
- the HSP30 gene encoding Hsp30p (Negative regulator of the H(+)-ATPase Pma1p; stress-responsive protein; hydrophobic plasma membrane localized; induced by heat shock, ethanol treatment, weak organic acid, glucose limitation, and entry into stationary phase), giving the protein MNDTLSSFLNRNEALGLNPPHGLDMHITKRGSDWLWAVFAVFGFILLCYVVMFFIAENKGSRLTRYALAPAFLITFFEFFAFFTYASDLGWTGVQAEFNHVKVSKSITGEVPGIRQIFYSKYIAWFLSWPCLLFLIELAASTTGENDDISALDMVHSLLIQIVGTLFWVVSLLVGSLIKSTYKWGYYTIGAVAMLVTQGVICQRQFFNLKTRGFNALMLCTCMVIVWLYFICWGLSDGGNRIQPDGEAIFYGVLDLCVFAIYPCYLLIAVSRDGKLPRLSLTGGFSHHHATDDVEDAAPETKEAVPESPRASGETAIHEPEPEAEQAVEDTA; this is encoded by the coding sequence atgaaCGATACGCTATCAAGCTTTTTAAATCGTAACGAGGCTTTAGGGCTTAATCCACCACATGGCCTGGATATGCACATTACCAAGAGAGGTTCGGATTGGTTATGGGCAGTGTTTGCAGTCTTTGGCTTTATATTGCTATGCTATGTTGTGATGTTCTTCATTGCGGAGAACAAGGGCTCCAGATTGACTAGATATGCCTTAGCTCCTGCATTTTTGATCactttctttgaattttttgctttcttcACTTATGCTTCTGATTTAGGTTGGACTGGTGTTCAAGCTGAATTTAACCACGTCAAGGTTAGCAAGTCTATCACAGGTGAAGTTCCCGGTATTAGACAAATCTTTTACTCGAAATATATTGCCTGGTTCTTGTCCTGGCCAtgccttttatttttaatcGAGTTAGCCGCTAGTACTACTGGTGAGAATGACGACATTTCCGCCTTGGATATGGTACATTCGCTGTTAATTCAAATCGTGGGTACCTTATTCTGGGTTGTTTCGCTATTAGTTGGTTCATTGATCAAGTCCACCTACAAGTGGGGTTATTACACCATTGGTGCTGTCGCTATGTTGGTTACCCAAGGTGTGATATGCCAACGtcaattcttcaatttgaaaactaGAGGGTTCAATGCACTTATGCTGTGTACCTGCATGGTAATCGTTTGGTTGTACTTTATCTGTTGGGGTCTAAGTGATGGTGGTAACCGTATTCAACCAGACGGTGAGGCTATCTTTTATGGTGTTTTGGATTTATGTGTATTTGCCATTTATCCATGTTACTTGCTAATTGCAGTCAGCCGTGATGGCAAATTGCCAAGGCTATCTTTGACAGGAGGATTCTCTCATCACCATGCTACGGACGATGTGGAAGATGCGGCTCctgaaacaaaagaagcTGTTCCAGAGAGCCCAAGAGCATCTGGAGAGA
- a CDS encoding uncharacterized protein (hypothetical protein; conserved among S. cerevisiae strains; YCR022C is not an essential gene), which produces MENRCSNPCYIQSDPSDLLSLRLPARFCWPFSRSSRIFQGSSRRRILSEGKNASKACFVRIFGMAKVSKAISRSRSRLLFRSLPPHPACLFEYQISSSSLFHHPFLLWQGQVFF; this is translated from the coding sequence ATGGAAAACCGCTGCAGCAACCCTTGTTACATACAGTCGGATCCATCTGACTTACTTTCCTTGCGTCTCCCTGCGCGATTTTGTTGGCCATTTTCCAGATCCTctagaatttttcaagggTCGAGCCGTAGGAGGATTCTCTCAGAAGGCAAAAACGCATCGAAAGCGTGCTTTGTAAGAATATTTGGTATGGCTAAAGTAAGCAAAGCCATATCCCGATCCCGATCCCGACTCTTATTCCGATCCCTTCCGCCACATCCTGCATGTTTATTCGAATACCAAATTAGCTCATCTTCGTTATTTCATCATCCCTTTCTGCTATGGCAAGGAcaagtttttttctag
- a CDS encoding uncharacterized protein (Vacuolar membrane hypothetical protein; homolog of human CLN7 which is an organellar chloride channel regulating lysosomal function; targeted to vacuole via AP-3 pathway; member of multidrug resistance family; not an essential gene), translated as MARQKLTFKEQMDGFPWVQLVVVSLVRFSEPIAFSSLFPYVYFMVRDFNIAPNDAQVSKYSGYLSSSFALCQVISAYHWGRFSEKHGRKITLTCGLIGTSVSLLILGFSRNFYQALVARSLMGLLNGNVGVIRTIIGEIATERKHQALAFSTMPLLFQFGAVVGPMIGGFLVFRDGTMNEVPLWFPHFAKRIIRSYPYALPNVVVCMFLMFGLTNATLFLEETHPAFKDRRDYGLEVGDFIKKNIFGIQPKRRPWQKRIQDDSENIHHRNENVNSIRGQDSEEDENSPLVNTTNDDDTESIQSIDPILTRRQSVGLIRTYSLHEPTDAVHANIDTAPDGCKESSIFHHVFHTKVFYPISVNFIMALHLIVYNEFLPVFLAYDLAVDPENPKKLASKFPWKISGGIGYEPEQTGTLLSTTGIFGCFVVIFIFPIVDRNFDCLTIFRTLVKLYPIMYVMVPYVVFLQNERIPSWYTVVYLYIITGIKTFCGALTSPQIMLLIHNSSPLSCRSVINGATISISASARFIGPLVWGYIMSWSQQNDVAWVSWWSLSLFCMVALYQSYKIAPIDDNENELHGQGSEDAYNSQSQSSDLRMAHRSSLSSLSNQRCTT; from the coding sequence ATGGCGCGTCAAAAGCTTACTTTCAAAGAACAAATGGATGGTTTCCCCTGGGTCCAACTTGTTGTTGTGTCCTTAGTTAGGTTCAGCGAACCAATTGCGTTTTCGTCACTATTTCCTTATGTTTATTTCATGGTTAGAGATTTTAATATTGCTCCCAATGATGCTCAAGTGTCCAAATATTCAGGTTAtttatcttcatcatttgcgttATGCCAAGTCATATCTGCGTACCACTGGGGTAGATTCTCTGAAAAGCATGGCAGAAAAATAACATTGACTTGCGGGCTTATAGGAACATCTGTATCATTGTTAATACTGGGATTTTCACGCAATTTCTATCAGGCTTTGGTGGCAAGAAGTTTAATGGGATTGCTAAATGGTAACGTCGGCGTTATTAGAACCATTATTGGTGAAATAGCAACTGAAAGAAAACATCAGGCTTTAGCTTTCAGTACTATGCCTTTATTATTTCAATTTGGTGCCGTTGTTGGGCCTATGATCGGTGGGTTTCTTGTATTTAGAGATGGAACAATGAATGAAGTGCCACTATGGTTTCCACATTttgcaaaaagaataattaGGTCATATCCGTACGCCTTGCCAAACGTGGTAGTGTGCATGTTTTTGATGTTTGGTTTAACTAATGCAACATtgtttttggaagaaacaCATCCTGCTTTTAAAGATAGAAGAGATTACGGTTTAGAGGTCGGTGATTTTATTaagaagaatatatttGGTATACAGCCGAAAAGAAGACCCTGGCAAAAGCGCATTCAGGATGATTCGGAAAACATTCACCACCGTAATGAGAATGTGAACAGCATTCGAGGACAAGATAGTGAAGAGGATGAAAATAGTCCCCTAGTGAATACTACCAATGACGATGATACTGAAAGCATACAATCGATTGATCCTATTTTAACAAGAAGACAGTCTGTAGGCCTGATTAGGACATATTCTCTGCATGAACCAACAGACGCTGTGCATGCCAATATAGATACAGCTCCAGACGGTTGTAAAGAAAGTAGTATATTTCATCACGTTTTTCATACAAAAGTATTTTACCCTATATCGGTGAATTTTATTATGGCTTTACATTTGATTGTATACAACGAATTTTTGCCTGTTTTTTTAGCTTATGATTTAGCCGTAGATCCAGAAAATCCAAAGAAGCTGGCTTCAAAATTTCCGTGGAAAATATCTGGCGGTATAGGTTATGAACCAGAACAAACCGGTACTCTTTTGTCGACAACAGGTATCTTTGGTTGTTTTGTggttattttcatttttcccATAGTTGATCGAAATTTCGATTGTTTAACAATTTTCAGAACTTTAGTCAAGCTGTACCCTATTATGTACGTTATGGTTCCTTACGTTGTTTTTCTACAGAATGAACGGATTCCTAGCTGGTATACTGTCGTCTACTTGTACATAATCACAGggataaaaacattttgtGGCGCTTTAACGTCACCACAAATTATGTTATTAATTCATAATTCGAGTCCCTTGAGTTGTAGATCAGTCATCAATGGCGCCACCATTAGTATTTCTGCCTCTGCTCGTTTCATAGGTCCCTTAGTATGGGGCTATATTATGTCTTGGTCCCAGCAAAATGACGTCGCCTGGGTCAGTTGGTGGTCGTTAAGTCTTTTTTGTATGGTAGCTCTTTATCAAAGTTATAAGATAGCACCAATTGATGATAACGAAAATGAGCTTCATGGACAGGGTAGTGAAGATGCCTACAATTCGCAGTCACAGTCTTCTGATTTAAGAATGGCTCATCGATCTAGTTTAAGCAGCTTAAGTAACCAACGCTGTACCACatga
- the SLM5 gene encoding asparagine--tRNA ligase SLM5 (Mitochondrial asparaginyl-tRNA synthetase): MFHAFTFLKGGRFYSSLTVKSLYEQVHHTSHDPISINGWIKSIRLLKRIAFLDLQDGTSVNPLRIVIPLTNTDEVQFLKILKTGQTLSISNATWQSTPNRKQPFELQIKNPVKSIKLVGPVSENYPLQKKYQTLRYLRSLPTLKYRTAYLSAILRLRSFVEFQFMLYFQKNHFTKVSPPILTSNDCEGAGELFQVSTNTSPTASSYFGKPTYLTVSTQLHLEILALSLSRCWTLSPCFRAEKSDTPRHLSEFWMLEVEMCFVNSVNELTSFVETTIKHIIKACIDNQQELLPKQFISSQENNASSELSINQETQQIKTRWEDLINEKWHNITYTNAIEILKKRHNEVSHFKYEPKWGQPLQTEHEKFLAGEYFKSPVFVTDYPRLCKPFYMKQNSTPDDTVGCFDLLVPGMGEIIGGSLREDDYDKLCREMKARGMNRSGELDWYVSLRKEGSAPHGGFGLGFERFISYLYGNHNIKDAIPFYRTSAESIDF, translated from the coding sequence ATGTTTCATGCTTTCACCTTCCTTAAAGGTGGTAGATTTTACTCTTCACTAACAGTTAAATCATTGTACGAGCAGGTACACCATACTAGCCATGATCCCATTTCAATTAATGGATGGATCAAATCCATAAGACTATTAAAACGTATAGCGTTTTTGGATTTACAAGATGGGACTTCTGTGAACCCATTAAGAATAGTTATTCCACTCACAAATACTGATGAAGTACAGTTCCTAAAAATTCTGAAAACTGGTCAAACTTTATCTATATCTAATGCTACCTGGCAAAGCACCCCTAATAGAAAACAACCTTTTGAATTGCAAATCAAAAATCCTGTCAAGTCAATTAAACTTGTGGGTCCCGTTTCAGAAAACTATCCattacaaaagaaatatcaaacCTTACGTTATTTAAGGTCCTTACCTACACTAAAATACAGAACCGCTTACTTAAGTGCAATTTTACGGTTAAGATCCTTTGTAGAATTCCAGTTCATGCTATATTTCCAGAAAAACCACTTCACCAAAGTTTCACCACCAATATTAACTTCAAACGATTGTGAAGGTGCCGGCGAGTTGTTTCAAGTCTCCACCAATACGTCGCCAACTGCATCCTCGTACTTTGGGAAGCCGACTTATTTGACTGTGTCCACTCAATTGCACTTGGAAATTTTAGCGTTATCACTGTCAAGGTGTTGGACGTTATCTCCTTGCTTTAGAGCCGAAAAGAGTGATACTCCAAGACACCTTTCGGAGTTTTGGATGCTTGAAGTGGAAATGTGCTTTGTTAATAGCGTCAACGAGCTAACATCGTTTGTTGAGACTACAATAAAACACATAATTAAAGCTTGTATAGATAACCAACAAGAACTCTTGCCGAAGCAATTTATCTCTTcacaagaaaataatgcATCGTCAGAGCTATCAATAAATCAAGAGACACAACAAATTAAAACACGATGGGAAGATttaataaatgaaaaatggcACAATATAACGTATACCAATGCAATAGAAATTCTCAAGAAACGCCACAATGAAGTTTCACACTTTAAGTATGAACCTAAATGGGGACAGCCTTTGCAAACTgaacatgaaaaatttttagcCGGAGAGTATTTTAAGTCCCCAGTTTTCGTTACCGACTATCCACGTCTTTGTAAACCATTCTACATGAAACAAAATTCCACTCCTGACGATACTGTTGGATGCTTTGATCTACTGGTTCCTGGAATGGGTGAAATAATTGGTGGGAGTTTAAGGGAAGATGACTATGACAAGTTATGTAGAGAAATGAAAGCACGCGGGATGAATAGATCTGGAGAATTGGACTGGTATGTTTCTCtgagaaaagaaggaagtGCACCACACGGAGGCTTTGGTCTAGGGTTTGAGAGATTTATCTCATACTTATATGGCAACCATAATATAAAGGATGCCATACCCTTTTATAGAACATCTGCAGAATCCATCGATTTTTGA